From Uloborus diversus isolate 005 chromosome 8, Udiv.v.3.1, whole genome shotgun sequence, a single genomic window includes:
- the LOC129227943 gene encoding zinc finger protein 271-like: MAYSSKVPVAEKLQTCEHCSKAFSLVSYLKRHERIHSGEKPHSCGHCSKTFTNSNNLKKHMRVHTDEIPYSCDYCLMPFSTSSRLKTHLGVHTGKKPYSCELCTKVFTRASSLKTHLRVHTGEKPYSCELCSKAFSRASILKIHKRIHTGEKPYSCEYCSTTFHNPSSLKTHLRVHTGEKPYSCEHCFKSFAQYSSLMRHIKIHTERKLYSCENCSKTFCKASSLEIHKRIHTGERPYSCDYCSKTFHDRSCFRKHLRVHTGEKPYSCDHCSRAFSQYSCLMKHMRTHTE, translated from the coding sequence atggCGTATTCTTCAAAGGTCCCTGTTGCTGAGAAGCTGCAGACATGTGagcattgttcaaaggcattttctctTGTTTCATATCTTAAGAGGCATGAAAGAATCCATTCTGGTGAAAAGCCACATTCGTGCGGACATTGTTCCAAGACATTCACTAACTCTAATAATCTAAAGAAACATATGAGAGTGCACACTGACGAAATACCCTACTCATGTGACTATTGTTTAATGCCATTTTCTACTAGTTCACGCTTAAAGACACATTTGGGAGTTCACACTGGCAAAAAGCCTTATTCATGTGAACTTTGTACGAAGGTATTTACTCGAGCCTCAAGTTTAAAGACACATTTGCGAGTCCACACAGGTGAAAAACCATATTCGTGTGAActttgctcaaaggcattttctagGGCTTCAATTCTTAAGATACATAAAAGAATCCATACAGGTGAAAAGCCCTATTCGTGTGAATATTGCTCAACGACATTTCATAATCCTTCAAGCTTAAAGACACATTTGCGAGTTCACACTGGTGAAAAACCCTATTCATGCGAACATTGTTTTAAGTCATTTGCTCAATATTCAAGTTTAATGAGACATATCAAAATCCATACTGAAAGAAAACTGTATTCGTGTGAaaattgttcaaagacattttgtAAGGCTTCAAGTCTTGAGATACATAAAAGAATCCACACAGGTGAAAGGCCCTATTCGTGTGACTATTGCTCAAAGACATTTCATGATCGTTCATGCTTTAGGAAACATTTGCGCGTCCACACTGGTGAAAAACCCTATTCTTGCGATCATTGTTCTAGGGCATTTTCTCAATATTCAtgtttaatgaaacatatgagaACGCATACTGAGTGA